The genomic stretch CATTTGAATTTAAGAACGTGCTGCCTGCATTGGATGCAAACAAAGTAGATTTAGCAGCACATCAATACGAAATCAACGAAGAAAGGCAAGAAAAGTACCTATTTGGAACAGTCGGTTATACAGATTATACAAGCTATGTAGTTGTAGATGGAGATTCTAAAAATGATTTCCAAACGCTGGACGATCTGGCTGGAAAGAAAGTGCACACATCAGCGGGAAGCAACTTTGCTTACCTTTTAGAGCAGTATAACAAAGAACATAACAATAAAATTGAAATTATCTATGGTGATGGTGGTAATGAATTGCTCATAAACAATCTCCAAAATGGGACAGTGGATGCGACGCTTTTGACCAAATATGATATAGATAAATTAAACAAACAATTCAATGCAAATCTTATTACATCAGGAGAGCCGGTGAATGTGTCTAAAACATATTATCTCTATCAAAAAGATAATACAAAACTTCAAAAGGAAATAGATGGAGCTTTACAAGAATTAATTGACAACGGAAAATTGGCCGAGCTTTCAGAAGAATATCTTGGAGGAGACTTTACCAAATAGGAAGGAGCTCAGTGTATGGATTTTGATTTTGCGTTTATGTTGGAAGCTTTTGTGGCTGCGTTGCACTATTTACCTACTACGCTGTTATTAGGGTTTCTGCCGCTTCTATTTGGCTCGGTTATTGGGTTGGGCATCGCGTTAATACGTCATTATAAGATACCGATACTCGCTGTATTCTTTAAATGGTTTGTGACGATATTTAAAGCTATACCAGTTGTGTTAATTTTGCTCGTTTCCTACCTTGTTTTTTCAGA from Terribacillus sp. DMT04 encodes the following:
- a CDS encoding transporter substrate-binding domain-containing protein, with translation MKIYSIFKIYSILGVAVLMTLLLSACGSADNAEEASAANNDHDAKELVIGTGNAYQPFVYLDENGKLTGYEKAVLDEVDNLLPQYKFKYESFEFKNVLPALDANKVDLAAHQYEINEERQEKYLFGTVGYTDYTSYVVVDGDSKNDFQTLDDLAGKKVHTSAGSNFAYLLEQYNKEHNNKIEIIYGDGGNELLINNLQNGTVDATLLTKYDIDKLNKQFNANLITSGEPVNVSKTYYLYQKDNTKLQKEIDGALQELIDNGKLAELSEEYLGGDFTK